The following are encoded together in the Flavobacterium sp. TR2 genome:
- a CDS encoding 3'-5' exonuclease — MNFTAIDFETATGYHPCSVGIVTVENGIIVDEFVSLIKPPNNEYNPFTIRVHGIYPKDTVNAKSFFQIYPEIEKRLKNRVVVAHNESFDRNVLMKTMLLHGLNYDDLNIAAKWECTVKIYKAKGVKPTKLSDCCREMDIQLNHHEALSDARACAKLYLLK; from the coding sequence ATGAATTTTACAGCTATTGATTTTGAAACCGCGACAGGATATCATCCTTGTTCTGTTGGGATTGTTACAGTAGAAAACGGAATTATTGTTGATGAATTTGTATCCTTGATAAAACCTCCAAATAATGAGTATAATCCCTTTACAATTCGCGTTCACGGAATTTATCCCAAAGATACCGTCAACGCAAAGTCTTTCTTTCAAATCTATCCTGAGATAGAAAAGAGGCTTAAAAATAGGGTTGTCGTAGCGCACAACGAAAGTTTCGACCGTAATGTTTTAATGAAAACAATGCTGCTTCATGGTTTAAATTACGATGATTTGAATATTGCTGCAAAATGGGAATGCACAGTAAAAATATACAAAGCAAAAGGTGTAAAACCTACTAAATTGAGTGACTGCTGCCGTGAAATGGATATTCAGCTCAACCACCATGAAGCATTATCAGATGCTAGAGCCTGCGCTAAATTATATCTGCTTAAATAG
- the rpsU gene encoding 30S ribosomal protein S21, with translation MLIIPIKDGENIDRALKRYKRKFDKTGTVRQLRARTAFIKPSVIKRAQIQKAAYIQGLKDSLES, from the coding sequence ATGTTAATTATACCAATTAAAGACGGAGAAAATATCGATAGAGCATTAAAGCGCTATAAAAGAAAATTTGATAAAACAGGAACTGTTCGTCAATTAAGAGCACGTACTGCTTTTATTAAGCCTTCTGTTATCAAAAGAGCTCAAATCCAAAAAGCGGCTTACATTCAAGGCTTGAAAGATAGTTTAGAAAGTTAG
- a CDS encoding acyl-CoA dehydrogenase family protein, whose product MNFDYNETQIMIAQSIKDFAEKNIRPYIMEWDEAQIFPIPLFKQLGEMGFMGVLVPEEYGGSGLGYHEYITVIEEISKVDPSIGLSVAAHNSLCTNHILTFGNEEQKKKWLPKLATAEFIGAWGLTEHNTGSDAGGMNTTAVRDGDHWIVNGAKNFITHGISGDIAVVIVRTGEKGDSKGMTAFVFEKGMKGFSSGKKENKLGMRASETAELVFDGCRVPDENRLGEIGEGFVQAMKILDGGRISIGALSLGIAKGAYEAALKYSKERHQFGQPISNFQGISFKLADMATEIEASELLLHKAAFLKQKHKPVTTSGAMAKMYASEACVKIANDAVQIHGGYGYTKDFPVEKFYRDSKLCTIGEGTTEIQKLVISRNLLK is encoded by the coding sequence ATGAACTTTGATTACAACGAAACGCAGATAATGATTGCTCAGTCTATAAAAGACTTTGCAGAAAAAAATATTAGACCTTATATAATGGAATGGGATGAAGCGCAAATTTTTCCAATTCCATTGTTTAAGCAGCTTGGCGAAATGGGCTTCATGGGGGTTTTAGTTCCAGAAGAATATGGAGGTTCAGGTTTAGGTTATCACGAGTATATAACAGTAATAGAAGAAATCTCAAAAGTGGATCCTTCAATTGGGCTATCTGTTGCGGCGCATAATTCATTATGTACAAATCATATTTTAACCTTCGGAAATGAAGAGCAAAAGAAAAAGTGGCTTCCAAAACTAGCAACGGCCGAGTTTATAGGTGCTTGGGGATTGACTGAGCACAATACAGGTTCTGATGCAGGAGGAATGAATACAACCGCTGTTAGAGATGGCGATCATTGGATTGTAAATGGTGCAAAAAACTTTATTACGCATGGTATTTCTGGAGATATAGCTGTTGTGATAGTCCGCACGGGAGAAAAAGGTGATTCTAAAGGAATGACTGCTTTTGTGTTTGAAAAAGGCATGAAAGGTTTTTCGTCTGGCAAAAAAGAGAATAAATTAGGAATGAGAGCTAGTGAAACAGCCGAATTGGTTTTTGATGGTTGTCGAGTGCCTGATGAAAATAGATTGGGAGAAATTGGTGAAGGTTTTGTTCAGGCGATGAAAATTCTTGACGGAGGAAGAATCTCTATTGGGGCATTATCATTAGGAATTGCAAAAGGCGCGTATGAAGCAGCATTGAAGTATTCAAAAGAAAGACATCAATTTGGACAGCCAATTAGTAACTTTCAAGGAATTTCTTTTAAATTGGCTGATATGGCAACAGAAATTGAAGCATCTGAACTATTATTGCATAAAGCGGCTTTCTTAAAGCAAAAACACAAACCTGTAACAACATCTGGAGCAATGGCAAAAATGTATGCCTCTGAAGCTTGCGTTAAAATTGCTAATGATGCCGTTCAAATTCATGGCGGATATGGGTATACTAAAGATTTTCCGGTAGAAAAATTCTATAGAGATTCTAAATTATGCACAATAGGAGAAGGAACAACTGAGATTCAAAAGCTGGTTATCTCTAGAAATTTGTTGAAATAA
- a CDS encoding PspC family transcriptional regulator, which yields MSAILKLKFFFEKYGFHVSSRLADKLGMRVTSVRLFFIYISFVTAGLGFGVYLTLAFWIRLKDLIRSKRTSVFDL from the coding sequence ATGTCAGCAATTCTAAAACTTAAATTCTTTTTTGAAAAATACGGTTTTCATGTTTCTTCGAGACTAGCAGATAAACTCGGAATGCGCGTAACGAGTGTGCGATTGTTTTTTATCTACATTTCCTTTGTTACAGCCGGTTTAGGATTTGGAGTCTATTTAACTCTTGCTTTCTGGATTAGATTGAAAGACTTAATCCGTTCAAAAAGAACATCAGTATTTGATTTATAA
- the nusG gene encoding transcription termination/antitermination protein NusG has product MADNNVKKWYVVRAVSGQENKVKAYIETEIARLGMEDYVSQVLVPTEKVVTVKDGKKSSKDKVYFPGYVMIEANLVGEIPHIIKSITSVIGFLGETKGGEPVPLRLSEVNRMLGKVDELAVNTDTRSIPFSVGETVKVIDGPFNGFNGSVEKINEEKRKLEVMVKIFGRKTPLELSFMQVEKV; this is encoded by the coding sequence ATGGCAGATAATAATGTGAAAAAATGGTACGTAGTTAGAGCAGTTAGTGGCCAAGAGAATAAAGTGAAAGCTTATATCGAGACTGAGATTGCGAGATTAGGTATGGAGGATTATGTTTCTCAGGTTTTAGTACCTACTGAAAAAGTGGTTACTGTAAAAGATGGGAAAAAATCATCTAAGGATAAAGTGTATTTTCCTGGATATGTTATGATCGAAGCTAATTTAGTTGGTGAGATTCCTCATATTATTAAGTCAATTACTAGTGTTATTGGATTTTTAGGAGAGACTAAAGGTGGTGAACCTGTTCCTTTGAGACTTTCTGAAGTGAACCGTATGTTAGGAAAAGTGGATGAATTGGCTGTTAATACAGACACTCGTTCTATTCCATTTAGTGTTGGTGAAACGGTTAAAGTTATTGATGGTCCTTTCAATGGATTTAATGGATCTGTTGAGAAAATCAATGAAGAGAAGCGTAAGCTTGAGGTAATGGTTAAGATTTTCGGAAGAAAAACTCCATTAGAATTAAGCTTTATGCAAGTAGAAAAAGTATAA
- a CDS encoding APC family permease — translation MSIWRVKPISAFEADMKKSDLKRVLGKWSLTAIGVGAIIGGGIFVLTGTGAYYHAGPALAISFIIAGIACVFAALCYSEFASILPVEGSAYAYAYGTIGEVFAWIIGWGLILEYAMGSMTVAVSWSGYFNKLLKLFHIKLPEWLTTDPASYTGEGFSMNLPAFLIVILVISLLIKGTKSAAKANNAIVILKVSAVIFVIIAGLFFINTANWSPFIPEATQIVEKETTHNAYGIGGIISGAAAIFFAYVGFDAVSTQAGEAINPKKDVPFAIIASLLICTTLYILVSLVLTGMMNYQDFNPLGKYPEAIKAPVAYAFDIAGQGWAGFIITVAATIGLVSVLMVMIMGQSRIFLGMSKDGLIPSVFSKVNPISGTPKTNLMILGVIIATVAAFTPINKLADMTSFGTLFAFTMVCIAVWILRVKQPGLTRTFKVPALPVIAVLGIAINSYLIFNLSKDAQLLSFGWLLLGIIVYFGYSKKRSRLNNTDADIE, via the coding sequence ATGTCAATTTGGAGAGTTAAACCTATATCAGCCTTTGAGGCCGATATGAAAAAAAGTGATTTAAAGAGAGTCCTAGGTAAATGGAGTCTTACCGCGATTGGTGTCGGTGCCATTATCGGTGGGGGAATTTTTGTACTTACGGGTACTGGGGCTTATTACCATGCAGGTCCAGCATTAGCAATTTCGTTTATCATCGCAGGTATTGCTTGTGTTTTTGCGGCACTTTGCTATTCTGAATTTGCTTCTATTTTGCCTGTCGAAGGATCTGCTTACGCATATGCTTATGGTACGATTGGAGAAGTTTTTGCATGGATTATTGGATGGGGATTAATTCTCGAATATGCAATGGGATCTATGACGGTAGCGGTTTCCTGGTCCGGGTACTTTAACAAATTGCTAAAATTATTTCATATAAAACTCCCTGAATGGCTCACAACCGATCCTGCAAGTTATACTGGAGAGGGTTTCTCTATGAATCTTCCTGCTTTCTTGATCGTTATTTTAGTTATTTCATTGCTTATTAAAGGTACAAAAAGTGCAGCAAAAGCAAATAATGCTATTGTAATTCTTAAAGTTTCTGCAGTTATTTTCGTAATTATTGCTGGTCTTTTCTTCATAAACACAGCAAACTGGAGCCCTTTTATTCCTGAAGCGACGCAGATTGTTGAAAAAGAAACTACTCACAATGCGTATGGAATTGGAGGTATCATTTCTGGAGCTGCCGCAATTTTCTTTGCTTATGTTGGTTTTGATGCTGTTTCTACACAAGCTGGAGAAGCTATTAACCCTAAAAAAGATGTTCCGTTTGCGATCATTGCTTCTTTATTAATCTGTACTACTTTATATATTCTTGTTTCTTTAGTATTAACAGGAATGATGAATTACCAAGACTTTAACCCACTAGGAAAATATCCTGAAGCTATTAAAGCTCCTGTTGCTTACGCTTTTGATATTGCTGGGCAAGGTTGGGCAGGCTTTATTATTACTGTTGCCGCTACTATTGGTTTAGTTTCGGTATTAATGGTTATGATTATGGGACAATCTAGAATTTTCCTTGGAATGTCTAAAGATGGTTTAATTCCATCTGTTTTCTCTAAAGTAAACCCTATTTCTGGAACTCCTAAAACAAACTTGATGATTCTTGGCGTTATTATCGCAACTGTTGCTGCTTTTACTCCAATCAACAAATTGGCAGATATGACGAGTTTTGGTACTTTGTTTGCCTTTACTATGGTTTGTATTGCTGTTTGGATTTTAAGAGTAAAACAACCAGGATTGACCAGAACATTTAAAGTTCCTGCTTTACCAGTTATTGCGGTATTAGGAATCGCAATCAATTCTTATTTAATTTTTAATTTAAGTAAGGATGCACAGTTGTTATCTTTTGGATGGCTTCTTCTTGGTATAATTGTATACTTTGGGTATAGCAAGAAAAGATCTAGACTTAATAATACAGATGCGGATATTGAATAG
- a CDS encoding pyridoxal-phosphate dependent enzyme, whose amino-acid sequence MDFSNNILETIGNTPLVKLNKIVAEIDALVLAKVETFNPGNSVKDRMAVKMIEDAEADGRLKPGGTIIEGTSGNTGMGLALVAIVKGYKLICVISDKQSKEKMDILRAVGAKVVVCPTDVEPTDPRSYYSVSRRLAEETPNSWYVNQYDNLSNSLAHYEQTGPEIWKQTDGKITHFVVGVGTGGTISGVGKYLKEKNPNIKIWGIDTYGSVFKKYHETGIFDENEIYSYITEGIGEDILPKNVDFSLIDGFTKVTDKDAAVYTRKIALEEGIFVGNSAGACIKGLLQLKEHFKPDDVVVVLFHDSGSRYVGKMFNDDWMRERGFLEENVTKAEDVIKDHIDKELIVVRTEELVSHAIERMRKYKISQIPVVDINGFVGSVDETDLFRSYVADKNVAEKPIKEVMGKPFPIVKLGTPIEEVSKLFTKENDAVLVDLGNGHHHIITKYDIIGSIK is encoded by the coding sequence ATGGACTTTTCAAATAATATTTTAGAAACAATTGGTAACACGCCATTGGTAAAACTCAACAAAATTGTTGCTGAAATTGATGCGTTAGTATTGGCAAAAGTCGAAACCTTTAATCCAGGTAATTCTGTAAAAGACAGAATGGCTGTGAAAATGATTGAAGATGCGGAGGCAGATGGCCGACTAAAACCTGGAGGAACTATCATTGAAGGAACTTCTGGAAACACAGGAATGGGACTTGCACTTGTTGCAATCGTAAAAGGGTACAAATTAATTTGTGTGATCTCAGACAAGCAGTCTAAAGAAAAAATGGATATTCTTCGTGCTGTAGGAGCAAAAGTTGTTGTCTGTCCTACAGATGTTGAACCTACAGATCCACGTTCCTATTATTCAGTTTCAAGACGTTTGGCAGAAGAAACGCCAAATTCTTGGTACGTAAATCAATATGATAATCTTTCTAATTCCTTAGCACATTACGAACAGACGGGACCTGAAATCTGGAAACAGACAGATGGAAAAATTACACATTTTGTTGTCGGAGTAGGAACAGGAGGAACTATTTCTGGAGTTGGAAAATACTTGAAAGAGAAAAATCCAAATATTAAAATCTGGGGAATTGATACTTATGGTTCTGTTTTCAAAAAATACCATGAAACAGGAATCTTCGACGAAAACGAAATTTACTCATATATAACTGAAGGTATTGGAGAAGATATTCTTCCTAAAAATGTTGATTTCTCGTTAATTGACGGCTTTACAAAAGTAACCGATAAAGACGCTGCAGTTTATACCAGAAAGATTGCTCTTGAAGAAGGTATTTTTGTCGGAAACTCTGCAGGAGCCTGCATAAAAGGGTTATTGCAGTTAAAAGAGCATTTTAAACCAGATGATGTTGTAGTAGTCCTATTTCACGATTCTGGAAGTCGTTATGTTGGAAAAATGTTTAACGATGATTGGATGCGTGAGCGCGGATTCTTAGAAGAAAATGTAACCAAAGCCGAAGATGTTATCAAAGATCATATCGATAAAGAACTGATCGTAGTGCGTACAGAAGAATTGGTTTCTCATGCGATCGAGCGTATGCGAAAATATAAAATTTCGCAGATTCCAGTTGTTGACATCAATGGCTTTGTTGGTTCTGTAGACGAAACCGATTTATTTAGAAGCTATGTTGCCGATAAAAACGTTGCCGAAAAACCAATAAAAGAAGTGATGGGCAAACCTTTCCCAATTGTAAAATTAGGAACACCAATTGAAGAAGTTTCTAAACTTTTTACAAAAGAAAATGACGCTGTGTTGGTCGATTTAGGAAACGGGCACCACCACATTATTACAAAATATGATATTATCGGCTCAATAAAATAA
- the hpf gene encoding ribosome hibernation-promoting factor, HPF/YfiA family, producing the protein MKVDVHAVNFTVDRKLVDFIQERMGKLEKYYDRVVSSDVFLKVERTSDKENKVVEIKINVPGDDFLVKKQCKTFEEAVELSAESLERLLVKRKEKIRAHI; encoded by the coding sequence ATGAAGGTAGATGTTCATGCAGTTAATTTTACTGTCGACAGAAAATTGGTCGATTTTATCCAAGAAAGAATGGGTAAGCTAGAGAAATACTACGATCGAGTGGTTTCATCAGATGTTTTTTTAAAAGTAGAAAGAACAAGTGATAAAGAGAATAAGGTGGTGGAGATAAAGATTAATGTTCCTGGTGATGATTTTTTGGTTAAAAAACAGTGTAAAACATTTGAAGAGGCAGTTGAGCTTTCTGCAGAGTCATTAGAACGTTTGCTTGTAAAAAGGAAGGAAAAAATTAGAGCGCACATTTAA
- the tuf gene encoding elongation factor Tu, with protein sequence MAKENFNRSKPHLNIGTIGHVDHGKTTLTAAITKVLSDAGYCQAKSFDQIDNAPEEKERGITINTSHVEYETANRHYAHVDCPGHADYVKNMVTGAAQMDGAILVVAATDGPMPQTREHILLGRQVGIPRIVVFMNKVDMVDDAELLELVEMEIRDLLSFYEYDGDNGPVVQGSALGGLNNDPNWVPKIIELMEAVDNWIEEPVRDVAKPFLMPVEDVFTITGRGTVATGRIETGVANTGDPVEIIGMGAEKLTSTITGVEMFRKILDRGEAGDNVGLLLRGIDKSDIKRGMVIIKPGSVKPHSKFKAEVYILKKEEGGRHTPFHNNYRPQFYVRTTDVTGVISLPAGVEMVMPGDNLTIEVALLSPIAMNVGLRFAIREGGRTVGAGQVTEIVE encoded by the coding sequence ATGGCAAAGGAGAATTTTAATCGTTCCAAACCGCACTTAAACATAGGTACAATTGGACACGTAGATCACGGAAAAACTACATTAACTGCTGCAATTACAAAAGTATTGTCAGATGCTGGTTACTGTCAAGCAAAATCGTTTGATCAAATCGATAACGCTCCAGAGGAGAAAGAAAGAGGTATTACTATCAATACATCTCACGTAGAGTATGAAACAGCTAACCGTCACTACGCTCACGTTGACTGTCCAGGTCACGCGGATTACGTAAAGAACATGGTTACTGGAGCTGCTCAAATGGACGGAGCTATCTTAGTAGTTGCTGCTACAGATGGTCCAATGCCACAAACTCGTGAGCACATCCTTTTAGGACGTCAGGTTGGTATTCCAAGAATCGTTGTTTTCATGAACAAAGTGGATATGGTTGATGATGCTGAGTTATTAGAGCTTGTTGAAATGGAAATTAGAGATTTATTATCTTTCTACGAGTATGATGGAGATAATGGTCCTGTAGTTCAAGGTTCTGCTTTAGGAGGATTAAACAATGATCCAAACTGGGTACCTAAAATTATCGAATTAATGGAAGCTGTTGATAACTGGATCGAAGAGCCAGTGCGTGACGTTGCTAAACCATTCTTGATGCCAGTTGAGGACGTATTTACAATTACAGGTCGTGGAACTGTTGCTACAGGTCGTATCGAAACTGGAGTTGCTAACACTGGAGATCCTGTTGAAATCATTGGTATGGGAGCTGAAAAATTAACTTCTACTATTACAGGAGTTGAGATGTTCCGTAAAATCCTTGATAGAGGTGAAGCTGGAGATAACGTAGGTTTATTGTTAAGAGGTATTGATAAATCAGACATCAAAAGAGGTATGGTTATCATTAAGCCAGGTTCAGTAAAACCACACTCTAAATTCAAAGCTGAGGTTTATATCTTGAAAAAAGAAGAAGGTGGACGTCACACTCCATTCCACAATAACTACCGTCCACAGTTCTACGTACGTACAACTGACGTAACAGGAGTTATTTCTTTACCAGCAGGTGTAGAGATGGTAATGCCAGGTGATAACTTAACTATTGAAGTTGCTTTATTAAGCCCAATCGCTATGAACGTAGGTTTACGTTTCGCTATCCGTGAAGGTGGTAGAACAGTTGGTGCTGGTCAGGTTACTGAAATCGTAGAGTAA
- a CDS encoding tyrosine-type recombinase/integrase — translation MKTNKEAFSDYLLLEKKYSSHTVGAYLNDIMSFESFIKESFGQESIDLVNYSQVRSWIVFLVDREISNVSINRKMASLKAFYKFLLKAKQIEVNPMLKHKSLKTPKVVQVPFSEKELKDLLDLIEVPVGFEEIRDKLIVEMFYVTGMRRAELIHLMVKNVDRSGGVIKVLGKRNKERIIPILPIIADQIDLYIKERGGLENLVDSGYFFVSKKGLKLSESFVYRLINSYFSRVSEKVKKSPHVLRHTFATHLLNNGADLNSVKELLGHSSLASTQVYTHNSLAELKKVYGGAHPRSK, via the coding sequence ATGAAAACGAATAAAGAAGCTTTTTCGGATTATCTTTTATTGGAAAAAAAATATTCTTCGCATACTGTCGGAGCATACTTAAATGATATAATGTCTTTTGAGTCCTTTATAAAGGAGTCTTTTGGTCAGGAAAGTATTGATTTGGTAAATTATAGCCAAGTGAGAAGCTGGATCGTTTTTTTGGTTGATCGGGAAATTTCAAATGTTTCGATTAATAGAAAGATGGCTTCTTTAAAAGCTTTTTATAAGTTTCTTTTGAAGGCAAAGCAGATTGAAGTTAATCCGATGCTGAAGCATAAATCTTTGAAAACGCCGAAAGTGGTTCAAGTTCCTTTTTCGGAAAAAGAATTAAAGGATTTGCTGGATCTGATAGAAGTTCCTGTTGGCTTTGAAGAAATTCGAGATAAGCTTATTGTGGAAATGTTTTATGTAACGGGAATGCGTCGGGCAGAATTAATTCATTTGATGGTTAAAAATGTGGATCGGTCGGGCGGTGTAATAAAGGTTTTAGGAAAAAGAAACAAAGAACGCATTATTCCTATTTTGCCAATTATTGCAGATCAAATTGATTTGTATATAAAGGAGAGAGGGGGTTTGGAGAATCTAGTTGATTCGGGCTATTTTTTTGTTTCGAAAAAAGGGTTAAAATTGAGCGAATCTTTTGTTTATCGTTTAATAAATTCATACTTTAGTAGGGTCTCAGAAAAGGTGAAAAAAAGTCCGCATGTGCTTCGTCATACTTTTGCAACTCACCTTTTAAATAATGGGGCAGATTTGAATTCAGTTAAAGAACTGTTAGGGCATTCTAGTTTGGCGTCTACACAAGTTTATACTCATAATAGTCTTGCGGAGCTTAAAAAAGTATATGGAGGTGCGCATCCAAGAAGTAAATAA
- a CDS encoding DUF2851 family protein: MKEDFLHYLWKFKKFESLNLKSAQGEEITIIKTGDYLELSGPDFFNAHIEIGNQKWAGNVEIHVKSSDWYLHNHEKDAAYKNVILHVVWENDTAIFRENNTEIPVLVLKDYVSKEIIESYHALVSPKTWISCEKQLKEIEKFLLTNWQERLFFERLERKSKFIYQLLEETNQDWEAVLFCLLAKNFGLNINGSSFLQLSKAIPFSIIRKESFEVENLEALLLGTSGLLEADKEDVYYKDLKFRYFFLLHKYQIERTYIDPVQFFKLRPDNFPTIRLSQLASLYHEQQNLFSKIIDLKSADQVYRLLNVSASLYWQNHYQFDKESPKKSKVLSKAFIDLVIINTIIPLQFAYSNIIGESIVESLIDFMNEVAPEKNAIIDKFDFFGIKSKNAFETQTLIELKNEYCNQKACLKCALGIELLKNN; this comes from the coding sequence ATGAAAGAAGACTTCCTTCATTATCTCTGGAAATTCAAGAAATTTGAAAGCTTGAATTTGAAATCTGCTCAAGGAGAAGAAATAACTATTATTAAAACAGGCGATTATCTAGAGCTTTCGGGGCCTGATTTCTTTAATGCTCATATTGAAATCGGAAATCAAAAGTGGGCTGGCAATGTAGAGATTCATGTAAAATCTTCAGACTGGTATTTGCATAACCATGAAAAAGATGCTGCTTATAAAAATGTGATTCTTCATGTTGTATGGGAAAACGATACGGCAATTTTTAGAGAAAATAATACCGAAATTCCCGTATTGGTTCTTAAAGACTATGTTTCAAAAGAAATAATTGAAAGTTATCATGCGCTCGTTTCTCCCAAAACTTGGATTTCTTGCGAAAAGCAATTGAAAGAGATTGAAAAATTTCTTCTTACAAACTGGCAGGAAAGACTGTTTTTTGAGCGTTTAGAGCGAAAATCCAAGTTTATTTACCAATTGCTGGAAGAAACCAATCAAGACTGGGAAGCAGTCTTATTTTGTCTCCTGGCAAAGAATTTTGGCTTAAACATCAACGGAAGTTCCTTTTTACAGCTGTCAAAGGCAATTCCGTTTTCAATAATTAGAAAAGAAAGTTTTGAAGTCGAAAATCTAGAGGCATTGCTTTTGGGAACTTCTGGTTTGCTAGAAGCAGATAAAGAGGATGTGTATTATAAAGATTTAAAGTTTCGCTATTTCTTTTTGCTGCATAAATATCAAATAGAACGTACTTATATAGACCCTGTCCAGTTTTTCAAACTTCGTCCAGATAATTTCCCGACAATCAGGCTTTCTCAGTTAGCGTCTTTATATCATGAGCAGCAAAACCTGTTTTCAAAAATAATCGATTTAAAATCTGCCGATCAAGTATATCGTTTGCTGAACGTCTCTGCAAGCTTGTATTGGCAAAACCATTATCAGTTTGATAAAGAAAGCCCTAAGAAATCTAAAGTGCTTTCTAAGGCATTTATAGATTTAGTGATTATCAATACTATAATACCCCTTCAATTTGCCTATTCTAATATAATAGGAGAATCAATCGTCGAAAGTTTAATTGATTTTATGAATGAAGTTGCGCCAGAGAAAAATGCTATTATCGACAAGTTCGATTTCTTTGGAATAAAATCTAAGAATGCATTTGAAACTCAAACGTTAATAGAACTTAAAAATGAATATTGCAATCAGAAAGCTTGCTTAAAATGTGCTTTGGGTATTGAGCTTCTAAAAAATAATTAA
- a CDS encoding helix-hairpin-helix domain-containing protein gives MLFIIMIGLELFYLLSDFNISENKSAEKEQWLALQSEIDQKKLIAKSEKPIRYLFNPNFISDYKGYKLGMSVEEIDRLMAFRRENKYVNSAEEFQKVTGISDSLLNKIAPLFKFPDWKQYKTNHSAYAKDFSVKSFSKKEKLVVLDINQATKEDLMKIYGIGEGLSSRILNQKEILGSFVSMEQMKDIWGLSPEVINELNDHFKAVIPPNLKKIDINEASLKELAQFTYFKYGLAKQIVTYRSMNGNFKNIEDLIKIKDFPVEKAKIISLYLEF, from the coding sequence ATGCTCTTTATTATAATGATAGGATTAGAGCTGTTTTATTTGCTATCCGATTTTAATATTTCAGAAAACAAAAGTGCAGAAAAAGAACAATGGCTTGCGCTTCAATCCGAAATTGATCAGAAGAAATTGATTGCAAAAAGCGAAAAGCCAATCAGATATCTTTTTAATCCTAATTTTATTTCCGATTATAAAGGATACAAACTTGGAATGTCCGTTGAAGAGATTGATCGTTTGATGGCATTTCGCAGAGAAAATAAATATGTAAACTCAGCAGAAGAATTTCAGAAAGTTACAGGAATTTCAGATTCCCTATTAAATAAGATTGCCCCTTTATTTAAATTTCCGGATTGGAAACAATACAAAACAAATCATAGCGCTTATGCAAAAGATTTCAGTGTAAAAAGTTTTTCAAAAAAAGAAAAGCTTGTAGTATTAGATATCAATCAGGCAACCAAAGAAGATTTAATGAAAATTTATGGAATTGGAGAAGGATTGTCTTCTAGAATATTAAATCAGAAAGAAATCTTGGGTTCGTTTGTATCAATGGAGCAAATGAAAGATATATGGGGACTTTCTCCAGAAGTTATAAATGAATTGAACGATCATTTTAAAGCTGTAATTCCGCCAAATTTGAAGAAAATAGATATAAATGAAGCATCGTTAAAAGAATTGGCGCAATTTACGTATTTCAAATATGGCCTAGCAAAACAAATTGTAACCTATAGAAGTATGAACGGAAATTTTAAGAATATTGAGGATTTGATAAAAATTAAAGATTTTCCTGTTGAAAAAGCAAAAATAATTAGTTTATATTTGGAGTTCTAA
- the secE gene encoding preprotein translocase subunit SecE, which translates to MTKVTNYLSEAFEELKSNVTWPAWAEVQKLTIVVAVFSILFALATWGVDEFFAKALAGFFNWLKG; encoded by the coding sequence ATGACAAAAGTTACTAATTATTTATCAGAGGCTTTCGAAGAGTTAAAGTCAAATGTTACTTGGCCAGCTTGGGCTGAAGTACAGAAATTGACAATTGTTGTGGCTGTATTTTCGATTTTATTCGCTTTGGCAACTTGGGGAGTAGACGAATTTTTTGCAAAAGCTTTGGCTGGATTTTTTAACTGGTTAAAAGGATAA